One Sphingomonas kaistensis genomic window, CCCAGGCGATCGCGTCTTCCTTGGTGACGATTGCGATATCGACGTTGCGTTGCTTGAAGATGCGGTTGTCGGCGACCAGGCTGATCGCATCCTCGAACAGCTGCAGGCGCTTGTCGAGGAAGGTGCCGATTTCGTCCAGCGTCTTGGGCGTGATGTCCTGGTGGACGCCGCCGACGCGGAAATAGTTGGCGTGCATCCGCGCGCCCGACACGCTTTCGTAGATCTGCATCAGATCTTCGCGCAGCTCGAACAGCCACAGGTTGGGCGTCATCGCGCCCACGTCCATGACGTGGGAGCCAAGGTTCAGCATGTGGTTCTTGATGCGGGTCAGTTCCGCCATCATCACCCGGATGTACTGGGCGCGGATCGGCACCTCGAGACCCATCAGCTTCTCTGCCGCGAGCACGAAGCTATGCTCCATGCACATCGGCGAGCAGTAATCGAGGCGATCGAAATAGGGGATCGCCTGCGCATAGGTCTTGTATTCGATCAGCTTTTCGGTGCCGCGGTGAAGCAGGCCGACGTGCGGATCGCAGCGTTCGACGATCTCGCCGTCCAATTCCATGATCAGGCGCAGCACGCCGTGCGCGGCCGGGTGCTGCGGGCCGAAGTTGATCGTGTAATTCTGGATCGCCTCGTCGCCGAGGTTCTGGTCGCCGCGCTCGGGCAGGACACCGATCTCGACGCGGGTGGTCTGGCGGCCCTCGTCGAGCGCAACGCCATTCTCTTCGCTGATAGCCATTACTGCGCCTCCCCGCCGTCGCGGGTCACGTTCTTGCTGTCGGGGACCGGCTCGTCGGTTTCGGTGAGCTTGCCGCCGAGCTGCGCCGACTTGTCGCTGTTCGACTTTCGGGCCTCAACCGACGCTTCAGCCATGCCGGCGGTTTTGCGGTCCTCGTTATCGGTATTGTACGGTTTTTCGCCGCCACGCTCGCCGGCGCCTCTGCCAGCTTCGACCTTCGGCGCGGCCGCGGTGGCAGGCGCAGGCGAAGCACCCCCCGGAGCGCCCGGCTCGGCCTTTTCATCGCCCGGCAGGCGATATTCCGGCCCGTTCCACGGCGTCAGGAAGTCGAAGGTACGGAAATCCTGCGCCAGGCTGACCGGCTCGTACACCACGCGCTTCTCGGCTTCCGAATAACGCATCTCGGTATAACCGGTCAGCGGGAAGTCCTTGCGCAGCGGATAGCCCTCGAACCCGTAGTCGGTGAGAATCCGGCGAAGGTCGGCATTGCCGGCGAAGGTCACCCCATAAAGGTCGAACACTTCGCGCTCGAGCCAGCCGGCGACCGGCCACAGGGTCGTGACGGTCGGCACCGGGGTCGTCTCGTCGGTCCGCACCTTGACGCGAATGCGGCGGTTCCGGGTCAGCGAGAGCAGGTGGTAATTGACCTCGAAGCGCTCCGGATTCTCCGGGTAATCAACCCCGGCGATCTCCATCAGCTGCTGATATTCGAGGCCGGGCGTGTCGCGCAGCAGGCGGCAGGCGTCGGCCACGCCGTCGCGCTGCACGGTCAGCGTGATTTCGTCCGCCTGATCCTTCACGTCGAGGATCAGCGAACCGAGCGCGGCCTGGGCCGCATCGATCACGCCCTCGTCGGACGCGGTCCTAGGAGCCGAATGGGTCACCGCTCAATCGTCCCCTCGCGGCGGATCTTCCGCTGCAATTGCATGATCCCGTAGAGCAGGGCTTCGGCGGTCGGCGGGCAGCCCGGGACATAGATGTCGACCGGAACGATCCGATCGCAGCCGCGAACGACGCTGTAGCTGTAGTGATAATAGCCGCCGCCATTGGCGCAGCTGCCCATCGAGATGACGTAGCGCGGCTCGGCCATCTGGTCGTAGACGCGGCGCAGTGCCGGGGCCATCTTGTTGCACAAGGTGCCGGCGACGATCATCACGTCCGACTGACGCGGTGACGCACGCGGGGCAACGCCGAACCGTTCGAGGTCGTAGCGCGGCATGTTGACGTGGATCATCTCCACCGCGCAGCAGGCAAGCCCGAAGGTCATCCACCACAGCGAGCCGGTGCGGGCCCAGGTGAACAGGTCCTCGGCCGACGTCACGAGAAAGCCCTTCTCGTCGAGGTCCTTGCCCATCTCGGTCAGGCGGGCGTGCTCAGGCGAGCCGGGGGTCAGACCATAGGCGCGGGCGATCTCTTCCTCGGTCGGATAGGGATTGGCCGCGGGGTCGAGCATCACTCCCATTCGAGCGCTCCCTTCTTCCAGGCATAAGCAAGGCCGAGCGCCAGTTCGGCGAGGAACACCATCATCGCGCCCCAGCCGAGCCAGCCGGTGCTGTCGAGCGTAACCGCCCACGGGAACAGGAACGCCGCTTCGAGGTCGAACACGATGAACAGGATCGCGACCAGGTAGAAGCGGACGTCGAACTGCGAGCGCGAATCCTCGAACGCCGGAAAGCCGCACTCATATTCGGTGAGCTTCTCGGCATAAGGCTTGTCGGCGCCGGTGAACTTGGACGCGATGATCGGCGCGAACACGAAGATCGAGCTGAGAGCGAGCGCCACGCCCAGGAACAACAGGATCGGCAGATATTGTGCGGCGACTGCGGCCACGCGAGACTCTCCGGTAATAGGTTGGCCGCGCTCTAGAGCAGGGCTGGGCCGGAAACAACCATCAGAAGGACCATATGGTCCCCCTTTGTCCCTTTAGCGGGACGCGCCCGGCCTCAACTCCGCAGCGCGCTCGCGACGAGCTTGTGAAGGCGGCTGTGGAGGTCGCCGTTGGCGGCGATATACTCGCGGCGTTCAAGCATCCGATCTTGGCCGCGATAGTCGGACACGAAGCCGCCCGCTTCCTTGACCAGCAGCATGCCCGCCGCGGAGTCCCAGACGTCGAGATCGTCTTCCCAGAAGCCGTCCATCCGCCCTGCCGCAACCCACGCGAAGTCGA contains:
- a CDS encoding NADH-quinone oxidoreductase subunit D; this encodes MAISEENGVALDEGRQTTRVEIGVLPERGDQNLGDEAIQNYTINFGPQHPAAHGVLRLIMELDGEIVERCDPHVGLLHRGTEKLIEYKTYAQAIPYFDRLDYCSPMCMEHSFVLAAEKLMGLEVPIRAQYIRVMMAELTRIKNHMLNLGSHVMDVGAMTPNLWLFELREDLMQIYESVSGARMHANYFRVGGVHQDITPKTLDEIGTFLDKRLQLFEDAISLVADNRIFKQRNVDIAIVTKEDAIAWGFSGPMIRGSGMPWDIRKSQPYEVYDRMEFDVPVGTRGDCYDRFMVRVEEVRQSWRIIRQCLNEMPKGEIGSSDRKVFPPKRAEMKTSMEALIHHFKLYTEGYHVPAGEVYVATESPKGEFGVYLVADGTNKPYRCKIRPTAFSHLQAMDFMMKGHMLADTTAVLGAMDIVFGECDR
- the ndhC gene encoding NADH-quinone oxidoreductase subunit A — protein: MAAVAAQYLPILLFLGVALALSSIFVFAPIIASKFTGADKPYAEKLTEYECGFPAFEDSRSQFDVRFYLVAILFIVFDLEAAFLFPWAVTLDSTGWLGWGAMMVFLAELALGLAYAWKKGALEWE
- a CDS encoding NuoB/complex I 20 kDa subunit family protein; amino-acid sequence: MGKDLDEKGFLVTSAEDLFTWARTGSLWWMTFGLACCAVEMIHVNMPRYDLERFGVAPRASPRQSDVMIVAGTLCNKMAPALRRVYDQMAEPRYVISMGSCANGGGYYHYSYSVVRGCDRIVPVDIYVPGCPPTAEALLYGIMQLQRKIRREGTIER
- a CDS encoding NADH-quinone oxidoreductase subunit C, producing the protein MTHSAPRTASDEGVIDAAQAALGSLILDVKDQADEITLTVQRDGVADACRLLRDTPGLEYQQLMEIAGVDYPENPERFEVNYHLLSLTRNRRIRVKVRTDETTPVPTVTTLWPVAGWLEREVFDLYGVTFAGNADLRRILTDYGFEGYPLRKDFPLTGYTEMRYSEAEKRVVYEPVSLAQDFRTFDFLTPWNGPEYRLPGDEKAEPGAPGGASPAPATAAAPKVEAGRGAGERGGEKPYNTDNEDRKTAGMAEASVEARKSNSDKSAQLGGKLTETDEPVPDSKNVTRDGGEAQ